The Arachis hypogaea cultivar Tifrunner chromosome 16, arahy.Tifrunner.gnm2.J5K5, whole genome shotgun sequence genome contains a region encoding:
- the LOC112755409 gene encoding early nodulin-93 isoform X1 gives MGIPSELRDMWVSRRESFLIASPAEERKIVRTKKCTHEGVIAGFKAASVACVASAVPTLAAVRMVPWAKANLNYVAQALIISAGEADEPSFRVGNCRRFQQHSILTTVTSSIQNFLLVHL, from the exons aTGGGAATTCCGTCTGAACTGCGAGACATGTGGGTGTCCCGCAGAGAATCCTTCCTTATTGCTTCTCCCGCCGAAGAAAGGAAGATTGTTAGGACTAAGAAATGCACCCATG AGGGTGTAATTGCTGGATTCAAAGCAGCTTCCGTTGCATGTGTTGCCAGTGCCGTGCCTACA CTGGCTGCAGTTCGCATGGTTCCATGGGCAAAGGCAAACCTCAATTATGTTGCGCAGGCACTTATCATATCTGCTG GGGAAGCAGATGAACCATCTTTTAGGGTTGGCAACTGTCGAAGATTCCAACAACACAGCATACTCACCACAGTGACATCTTCCATCCAGAATTTTCTCCTTGTTCATCTTTGA
- the LOC112755409 gene encoding early nodulin-93 isoform X2: MGIPSELRDMWVSRRESFLIASPAEERKIVRTKKCTHEGVIAGFKAASVACVASAVPTLAAVRMVPWAKANLNYVAQALIISAASIAAYFITADKTILECARRNAQLEDSLRNTRQ; this comes from the exons aTGGGAATTCCGTCTGAACTGCGAGACATGTGGGTGTCCCGCAGAGAATCCTTCCTTATTGCTTCTCCCGCCGAAGAAAGGAAGATTGTTAGGACTAAGAAATGCACCCATG AGGGTGTAATTGCTGGATTCAAAGCAGCTTCCGTTGCATGTGTTGCCAGTGCCGTGCCTACA CTGGCTGCAGTTCGCATGGTTCCATGGGCAAAGGCAAACCTCAATTATGTTGCGCAGGCACTTATCATATCTGCTG CCTCCATTGCGGCATACTTCATCACCGCTGACAAAACTATCTTGGAATGTGCGAGACGAAATGCTCAGCTTGAAGATTCGTTAAGAAACACCAGACAATGA
- the LOC112755408 gene encoding endoribonuclease YBEY, chloroplastic isoform X1 yields MLPRFSQLLLRPHSQSHLQRIMPRAITCSTQCHYTSSSSLHYSRFATPSNSRRSSLSLPSKCSSLFARGFHALCERNEAKKKRLGLVGAVRAGQREYRKLRRRAPKAKAKPKELELCVDICIEEDLPDDPEVLSIAELLRLNAPMAMKLAFDGLKDSRYKTRDAAIDDVGGFESVELSLLLCNDEFIRKLNKEWRDEDRATDVLSMSQHIPGLKLPILMLGDIVISVETAARQAEERGHTLVDEIRILMVHGLLHLLGFDHELSEEAEVEMEKEEELLLKSLGWKGKGLIKSTHEAEINSTSHHHSSDDQLSKDRKKDGSLRFYKPKFSYIFCDMDGTLLNSKSQISPATAQALREATSRGVKIVIATGKARPAVIDVFKMVDLAGKDGIVSEFSPGVFLQGLLVYGRQGKEIFRSNLDLSVCREACIYSLENKIPLIAFCEGRCLTLFHDPLVDSLHTTYHEPKAEIMPSIEHLLASADIQKMIFLDTAKSVASTIRPYWSEATKDRATVVQAVPDMLEIVPLGTCKGNGVKMLLDHLGVTPKEIMAIGDGENDVEMLELASVGIALSNGAEKTKAVANIIGCSNDEDGVADAIYRYAF; encoded by the exons ATGCTTCCCCGCTTCTCTCAACTCCTTCTCCGCCCTCACTCTCAATCTCATCTACAAAGAATCATGCCACGTGCCATCACGTGCTCCACCCAATGCCATTatacctcttcttcctctttgcaTTATTCCCGTTTCGCTACTCCATCTAACTCTCGCCGTTCTTCCCTTTCTCTGCCTTCGAAATGCTCTTCGCTCTTCGCTCGTGGGTTCCACGCTCTGTGCGAAAGAAACGAAGCCAAGAAGAAGCGGTTGGGATTGGTTGGCGCGGTACGCGCGGGGCAGAGGGAGTATCGGAAGCTGAGGAGGCGAGCGCCGAAGGCGAAAGCGAAACCAAAGGAGTTAGAACTCTGCGTTGATATTTGCATCGAAGAAGATTTGCCTGATGATCCTGAAGTCTTG AGCATTGCGGAACTGCTTCGTCTGAATGCTCCAATGGCAATGAAGCTTGCATTTGATGGTTTGAAAGATTCACGGTATAAAACTAGAGATGCTGCTATAGATGATGTTGGTGGGTTTGAAAGCGTAGAATTATCATTGCTTCTTTGCAATGATGAGTTTATTCGAAAACTTAATAAGGAATGGAGAGATGAGGATCGTGCTACTGATGTTCTATCAATGTCACAACATATTCCTGGTCTTAAGCTGCCAATT CTAATGTTGGGTGATATTGTAATTTCTGTTGAGACAGCTGCAAGACAAGCAGAGGAAAGAGGGCACACTCTTGTTGATGAGATCCGTATCCTCATG GTTCATGGCTTGTTACATCTTTTGGGATTTGATCATGAATTAAGTGAAGAGGCTGAAGTAGAAATGGAGAAAGAGGAGGAGCTTCTTTTAAAGAGTCTTGGATGGAAAGGAAAAGGGCTAATAAAGAGCACACATGAAGCTGAAATAAATTCAACTTCCCACCATCACAGTTCTGATG ATCAACTGTCAAAAGACAGGAAGAAAGATGGCAGTCTTAGATTTTACAAACCAAAGTTCAGCTATATCTTCTGCGATATGGATG GAACACTGCTTAACAGCAAAAGTCAAATCAGTCCTGCAACTGCCCAGGCCTTGAGAGAGGCCACTTCAAGGGGTGTGAAAATTGTGATAGCTACTGGAAAA GCTCGTCCAGCTGTGATAGATGTTTTTAAGATGGTGGATTTAGCTGGAAAAGATGGGATTGTTTCAGAATTTTCTCCTGGGGTTTTCTTACAG GGGTTGCTTGTTTATGGTAGACAAGGGAAGGAAATATTTAGGAGCAACTTAGATCTGAGCGTTTGTCGAGAG GCATGTATTTACTCATTGGAGAATAAGATTCCACTTATTGCATTCTGTGAAGGCCGCTGCCTCACCCTTTTTCATGACCCACTTGTTGATTCACTGCATACAACATACCATGAACCAAAG GCTGAGATCATGCCTTCCATCGAACATCTTCTGGCTTCCGCTGACATACAG AAAATGATTTTCTTAGACACTGCGAAGAGTGTGGCTAGTACTATACGGCCATACTGGTCAGAGGCAACAAAAGATCGTGCAACTGTTGTTCAAGCTGTGCCAGATATGCTGGAGATTGTTCCATTGGGAACATGCAAAGGGAATGGGGTGAAAATGTTGCTAGATCATCTTGGGGTGACTCCTAAGGAG ATAATGGCTATTGGTGATGGAGAAAATGATGTCGAGATGCTCGAGTTAGCTTCTGTAGGCATTGCACTCAGCAATGGAGCAGAGAAGACGAAAGCTGTGGCCAACATAATTGGTTGCAGCAATGATGAAGATGGGGTAGCAGACGCTATCTACCGGTATGCATTCTGA
- the LOC112755408 gene encoding endoribonuclease YBEY, chloroplastic isoform X2 encodes MLPRFSQLLLRPHSQSHLQRIMPRAITCSTQCHYTSSSSLHYSRFATPSNSRRSSLSLPSKCSSLFARGFHALCERNEAKKKRLGLVGAVRAGQREYRKLRRRAPKAKAKPKELELCVDICIEEDLPDDPEVLSIAELLRLNAPMAMKLAFDGLKDSRYKTRDAAIDDVGGFESVELSLLLCNDEFIRKLNKEWRDEDRATDVLSMSQHIPGLKLPILMLGDIVISVETAARQAEERGHTLVDEIRILMVHGLLHLLGFDHELSEEAEVEMEKEEELLLKSLGWKGKGLIKSTHEAEINSTSHHHSSDDRKKDGSLRFYKPKFSYIFCDMDGTLLNSKSQISPATAQALREATSRGVKIVIATGKARPAVIDVFKMVDLAGKDGIVSEFSPGVFLQGLLVYGRQGKEIFRSNLDLSVCREACIYSLENKIPLIAFCEGRCLTLFHDPLVDSLHTTYHEPKAEIMPSIEHLLASADIQKMIFLDTAKSVASTIRPYWSEATKDRATVVQAVPDMLEIVPLGTCKGNGVKMLLDHLGVTPKEIMAIGDGENDVEMLELASVGIALSNGAEKTKAVANIIGCSNDEDGVADAIYRYAF; translated from the exons ATGCTTCCCCGCTTCTCTCAACTCCTTCTCCGCCCTCACTCTCAATCTCATCTACAAAGAATCATGCCACGTGCCATCACGTGCTCCACCCAATGCCATTatacctcttcttcctctttgcaTTATTCCCGTTTCGCTACTCCATCTAACTCTCGCCGTTCTTCCCTTTCTCTGCCTTCGAAATGCTCTTCGCTCTTCGCTCGTGGGTTCCACGCTCTGTGCGAAAGAAACGAAGCCAAGAAGAAGCGGTTGGGATTGGTTGGCGCGGTACGCGCGGGGCAGAGGGAGTATCGGAAGCTGAGGAGGCGAGCGCCGAAGGCGAAAGCGAAACCAAAGGAGTTAGAACTCTGCGTTGATATTTGCATCGAAGAAGATTTGCCTGATGATCCTGAAGTCTTG AGCATTGCGGAACTGCTTCGTCTGAATGCTCCAATGGCAATGAAGCTTGCATTTGATGGTTTGAAAGATTCACGGTATAAAACTAGAGATGCTGCTATAGATGATGTTGGTGGGTTTGAAAGCGTAGAATTATCATTGCTTCTTTGCAATGATGAGTTTATTCGAAAACTTAATAAGGAATGGAGAGATGAGGATCGTGCTACTGATGTTCTATCAATGTCACAACATATTCCTGGTCTTAAGCTGCCAATT CTAATGTTGGGTGATATTGTAATTTCTGTTGAGACAGCTGCAAGACAAGCAGAGGAAAGAGGGCACACTCTTGTTGATGAGATCCGTATCCTCATG GTTCATGGCTTGTTACATCTTTTGGGATTTGATCATGAATTAAGTGAAGAGGCTGAAGTAGAAATGGAGAAAGAGGAGGAGCTTCTTTTAAAGAGTCTTGGATGGAAAGGAAAAGGGCTAATAAAGAGCACACATGAAGCTGAAATAAATTCAACTTCCCACCATCACAGTTCTGATG ACAGGAAGAAAGATGGCAGTCTTAGATTTTACAAACCAAAGTTCAGCTATATCTTCTGCGATATGGATG GAACACTGCTTAACAGCAAAAGTCAAATCAGTCCTGCAACTGCCCAGGCCTTGAGAGAGGCCACTTCAAGGGGTGTGAAAATTGTGATAGCTACTGGAAAA GCTCGTCCAGCTGTGATAGATGTTTTTAAGATGGTGGATTTAGCTGGAAAAGATGGGATTGTTTCAGAATTTTCTCCTGGGGTTTTCTTACAG GGGTTGCTTGTTTATGGTAGACAAGGGAAGGAAATATTTAGGAGCAACTTAGATCTGAGCGTTTGTCGAGAG GCATGTATTTACTCATTGGAGAATAAGATTCCACTTATTGCATTCTGTGAAGGCCGCTGCCTCACCCTTTTTCATGACCCACTTGTTGATTCACTGCATACAACATACCATGAACCAAAG GCTGAGATCATGCCTTCCATCGAACATCTTCTGGCTTCCGCTGACATACAG AAAATGATTTTCTTAGACACTGCGAAGAGTGTGGCTAGTACTATACGGCCATACTGGTCAGAGGCAACAAAAGATCGTGCAACTGTTGTTCAAGCTGTGCCAGATATGCTGGAGATTGTTCCATTGGGAACATGCAAAGGGAATGGGGTGAAAATGTTGCTAGATCATCTTGGGGTGACTCCTAAGGAG ATAATGGCTATTGGTGATGGAGAAAATGATGTCGAGATGCTCGAGTTAGCTTCTGTAGGCATTGCACTCAGCAATGGAGCAGAGAAGACGAAAGCTGTGGCCAACATAATTGGTTGCAGCAATGATGAAGATGGGGTAGCAGACGCTATCTACCGGTATGCATTCTGA